One Tamandua tetradactyla isolate mTamTet1 chromosome 20, mTamTet1.pri, whole genome shotgun sequence DNA segment encodes these proteins:
- the SH3BP5L gene encoding SH3 domain-binding protein 5-like produces the protein MAEHRQVPGGRETPQGELRLEVVEDEVPRSPVTEEPGGGGNNSSDAKLSPREEEELDPRIQEELEHLNQASEEINQVELQLDEARTTYRRILQESARKLNTQGSHLGSCIEKARPYYEARRLAKEAQQETQKAALRYERAVSMHNAAREMVFVAEQGVMADKNRLDPTWQEMLNHATCKVNEAEEERLHGEREHQRVTRLCQQAEARVQALQKTLRRAIGKSRPYFELKAQFSQILEEHKAKVTELEQQVAQAKTRYSVALRNLEQISEQIHARRRGLPSQPPGPRRSSPVGAEAGPEGGEAGDSEIEGAEGGGLEEGSSLGPGLAPDTDTLSLLSLRTVASDLQKCDSVEHLWGLSDHASLDGQELGPRSGGRRGSDSGGRGGRHQRSVSL, from the exons ATGGCTGAACATAGGCAGGTTCCAGGTGGACGGGAGACCCCACAGGGGGAGCTGCGGCTAGAGGTTGTTGAGGATGAAGTCCCCAGAAGCCCAGTCACAGAAGAGCCTGGAGGTGGAGGGAACAACAGCAGTGATGCCAAATTGTCCCCAAGAGAGGAGGAAGAACTGGATCCCAGAATACAG GAGGAGCTGGAGCATCTGAATCAGGCCAGCGAGGAGATCAACCAGGTGGAGCTGCAGCTGGAT GAAGCCCGGACCACCTACCGGAGGATCCTGCAGGAGTCGGCAAGGAAGCTCAATACACAGGGCTCTCACCTGGGAAGCTGTATCGAGAAGGCCCGACCCTACTATGAGGCACGGAGGCTGGCCAAAGAG GCCCAGCAGGAGACACAGAAGGCAGCGCTGCGGTATGAGCGGGCTGTGAGCATGCACAACGCTGCCCGGGAGATGGTGTTTGTGGCTGAGCAGGGCGTTATGGCCGACAAGAACCGACTGGACCCCACGTGGCAGGAGATGCTCAACCATGCCACCTGCAAG GTGAACGAGGCAGAGGAGGAGCGGCTCCATGGTGAGCGGGAGCATCAGCGGGTGACGCGGCTGTGCCAACAGGCTGAGGCCCGGGTCCAGGCTCTACAGAAGACCCTCCGCCGGGCCATTGGCAAGAGCCGCCCCTACTTCGAGCTCAAGGCCCAGTTCAGCCAGATCCTGGAG GAGCACAAGGCCAAGGTGACTGAGCTGGAGCAGCAGGTGGCCCAGGCCAAGACCCGCTACTCCGTGGCCCTGAGGAACCTGGAGCAGATCAGCGAGCAGATTCACGCACGCCGCCGGGGCCTGCCCTCACAACCCCCAGGCCCACGGCGCTCCTCTCCGGTTGGGGCCGAGGCTGGGCCCGAGGGCGGCGAGGCTGGGGACAGTGAGATTGagggggctgagggtggggggcTAGAGGAGGGCAGCAGCCTGGGGCCTGGACTCGCCCCTGACACGGACACGCTGAGCCTGCTGAGCCTGCGTACTGTCGCCTCTGACCTACAGAAATGTGACTCAGTAGAGCACCTGTGGGGCCTTTCTGACCACGCCAGTCTGGATGGCCAGGAGCTGGGTCCCAGGAGTGGGGGACGGCGGGGGAGTGACAGTGGGGGCCGTGGGGGTCGCCACCAGCGCAGTGTGAGTCTGTAG